GTGTTGCAATGTGTACGTCATAAATTCTTCAGAGTGTAGTCGATCATCTTTTGTCTTATGTGTGCCGTTGCGTCGGGCAACATCGAATGGTTCTGGTCGGGGTACACCATCATGTCGTACTGTTTGCCGGCGCGGTTGAGCGCCCGGGTCATCTCGACGGTGTTCTGGAAATGGACGTTATCGTCGGCCGTGCCGTGGATGATCAGCAGCCGCGTGCGCCGGTCGTCGAGCATCCGCGCGAAATTGATCGGCGAATTGTCGTCGTAGCCTGCGGCGTTGTACTGCGGAAGGTTGTTGTAGATCTCGGTGTAGATCGTGTCGTAATAACGCCACGAGGTGACGGGAGCCACGGCGATGGCCATTTTGAACAGCCCGAGGCCCTTCATCGCACAGCTCAGGGCCATGAATCCGCCGTAGGACCAGCCGTAGATGCCGATGCGCGCAGGGTCGATCCAGGGCTGCGCCGCCATGTGGCGGGCGGTCGAAAGCTGGTCCTCGACCTCCAGCGCCCCCAGGCGTCCGTAGGTGAGTTTCTTGAACTTTTCGCCCCGGAATCCCGTGCCGCGGCCGTCGGCGCAGACCACGATGTAGCCTTTGTCGGCGAGGGCGTCCTCCCAGTCCAGCGACCAGCGGTCGCGCACGGACTGCGAGCCGGGACCCGAATACTGGGTCAGCAATACGGGGTAACGCTGCGAGGGATCGAAGCCGCGGGGCTTGACCATATAGGCGTTGAGCGTGTCGCCGCGCTCGGTCGTGAAGGTGAAGAACTCCTTCACGGGGCGGTCGGCGGCGGCCAGTTCTTCGCGCAGGCGGCGACTGTCGGCCAGCGTGCGGACGGGTTTCCCGGCGGCGTCGCAGACCTCCGTGACGTTGGGGGTCGAGGCGTTGGAAAAGGTGGTGATGAAGTATTTCATCCCGGCGCTCGGGGCTGCGGTGTAGTAGCCCTCGCCCGTGGTGAGACGCTGTTTGTCCTTGCCGTCGAGGCGCACGCTGTACAGGTTGCGGCGCAGCGGCGAGGTCTCGGTCGAGAGGAACCACACGCGCCTGCCGTCGGTTCCCACGAGCTGGGTCACCTCCCACGGGCCTTTGGTCACCTGTTCGAGGATGCCCCGGCGGAGGCTGTACAGGTAGAGGTGCATGAAGCCCGTGTGGCTCTCCTGCTGCACGAGGAAACGGTCGCGGTCGACGAAGGTCACGGTCCCGTCGTCCACGCGCTCGACATATTGCTGCGCCCGCTCCTCGTAGACCGTGCGCTGCGCTCCGTGGGGTTCGCAGACGATCATCTCGAAGGTGTTCTGGCGGCGGTTGAGGCGGTAGTACCACGGCCGTCCGTCGGGCGTCCAGCCGATGCGGGGAATGTACTGGTCGGTCTCCTCGCCCGTGTCGATGCG
This Alistipes shahii WAL 8301 DNA region includes the following protein-coding sequences:
- a CDS encoding S9 family peptidase, which codes for MKTILFPLITAAALLTGSVRAQNEYAEIARLRGLNESVRGIRSMADGEHYTTLESNDIVRYSYASAAPGESMLPAPAPNLVITDYAFSPDERSILIASGRKPIYRHSYTTSYSLVRDNAVRPVLRDAEAPRDASFSPDGQKIAYSDRNDLYVYDIASQTTRRITDDGAWNEVINGTTDWVYEEEFGATRAYAFSPDSRRIAYLRFDESEVPLMEMMRFDGKLYNRAYSFKYPKAGERNSVVQLWIADLETGARERIDTGEETDQYIPRIGWTPDGRPWYYRLNRRQNTFEMIVCEPHGAQRTVYEERAQQYVERVDDGTVTFVDRDRFLVQQESHTGFMHLYLYSLRRGILEQVTKGPWEVTQLVGTDGRRVWFLSTETSPLRRNLYSVRLDGKDKQRLTTGEGYYTAAPSAGMKYFITTFSNASTPNVTEVCDAAGKPVRTLADSRRLREELAAADRPVKEFFTFTTERGDTLNAYMVKPRGFDPSQRYPVLLTQYSGPGSQSVRDRWSLDWEDALADKGYIVVCADGRGTGFRGEKFKKLTYGRLGALEVEDQLSTARHMAAQPWIDPARIGIYGWSYGGFMALSCAMKGLGLFKMAIAVAPVTSWRYYDTIYTEIYNNLPQYNAAGYDDNSPINFARMLDDRRTRLLIIHGTADDNVHFQNTVEMTRALNRAGKQYDMMVYPDQNHSMLPDATAHIRQKMIDYTLKNL